A window of the Chaetodon trifascialis isolate fChaTrf1 chromosome 9, fChaTrf1.hap1, whole genome shotgun sequence genome harbors these coding sequences:
- the bcl9l gene encoding B-cell CLL/lymphoma 9-like protein — protein sequence MHPDNKLANHGKQVTTDSRSQIPSINQQAQQQQGAAGHLGPKGVSAGSHGVKTNQISPGNPGLKAVSQSVSSVGGMLKTKSKRERSISVDSGESRNALPPTLETDAKGEGVMRSKRRCVLEKKQPYSGDEWCSGPDTEEDEDKPHTATHRERGLAGPIQGLSDRLSAGPLSETGGPVMGCGVGPGLKAEPPQPSQQVVYVFTTSLANSAAEAVMKGQTDSILLFHQQNVPRTKLEQGHPSGKLPNLSEKINSSSSPPTGTPKSQSGTPRPASAGVGGPLHPIGTPSSVGHSDNESSQTRPGGASSNNSIITHRSEGGSAATPAGPVPGTGDGEVAGGMSLPDATVSPSESPSILSAHLQSDSGQRSGPGKSDGLSKEQLEHRERSLQTLRDIERLLLRSGTSGGPGDTGASNNNASNNSSNLNNNNNTERGAILEDSDNGTNNSGNCSSGTMLSSALAPIGGLKRYEEPLQSIISQTQSLGGPALDSPQMDSHHNLPQHPHHQLSSPGVDMGPLLGPEGLTPEQMAWRKLQEEYYLEKRRQQEVQPPTHPQHFRMMTEMGMHGGPMMMRGPPPPYHSKPGDQQWGPGNMMGGGMGGNARMIDMHQDGPRGPRFLGQMQRGPPGGGGFPGSTGGVLPVEGLGPQRPTRPGMIWLDDMPNNIGGGGPFHGCYPGGPPQHLQGDPEHSLTHEEMFRIMEKRQMQGIPRFELDRIAKQQQQGNLGSRIMDNAGGPDFPNLGMGRGPLPTRADPMDFPGSREIIGSPGGGPQMRDLVDSPLGSNLTMNMNPQMNVQQQQQMMLSQKLRGGPAGGGLLGEMFSPGEISRIRASHNGRGGNKGIIPGPDGPFQFPNQGPFSGGQVEGPYLQQSGPDMFGPDQQGPNQMGSTSRLSHMPMTGGLRGADLSPRHPSDLSINVNPMISPSVPPPHQLKSPSLNQEASPLLPSPSAPGLKSPSQISSAGHHPPLPPASGAGTPSSSSMKSPQVMGSSSLVLHSPSASPGRLKSPAMAVASPGWASPKTALPSPGGPTSGKIVGNGGSSSTETGQSLPPRSSNSTPISQPGSMNPSMPFTSSPNALPSQNPLTLIMSQMSKYAMPSSTPLYHDAIKTIATSDDEILPDRPLLSGVSIGGNMGNPQASQILVSQGSIGPHSDPQSPMGIVSQGQQHLSHDASGPVLSSPNHMGMPTMNSAMMGGGPPDGMGPCNDSPISQNQMAGFPRIQQPPHGPMHSPIGGMSQNFSQSNEDILPPQQLHLLSKGHPLQRPSHPSDSFASLPMGDGPDLSEVIRPTHTGIPEFDLSRIIPSDKPSSTLQYFPKSEPHQNPHQGPPSHQPTPQQLLKQLSSSGPPHSSGPSSNPHLANLQNMMAEQQLPPHPSHGGIRQSMGIPQGGSRGMVSGGGMGPMCPPGHMMGRTGMVPQQQLQQQQAMMANSLLHHSSNPYAGMMSSQQHPHNLMAQQNIMMMQAKQRSMSIPGDPFGPQGPLMSPQGPMMAPSHPHSGMMGPQSLRQRGMSLDSPIGYGPGGMANMPF from the exons ATGCACCCGGACAATAAACTGGCCAATCATGGCAAGCAGGTCACCACTGACAGCCGGTCCCAAATACCCAGTATAAACCAGcaggctcagcagcagcaaggagCTGCTGGCCACCTGGGTCCAAAAGGCGTCAGTGCCGGGAGCCATGGAGTCAAAACCAACCAGATTTCCCCCGGCAACCCTGGACTGAAGGCcgtcagccaatcagtgagCAGCGTCGGAGGGATGCTGAAAACCAAATCCAAGCGGGAGCGGAGCATCTCTGTGGACTCTGGTGAATCGAGAAATGCCCTTCCTCCCACCCTGGAGACAGATGCCAAAGGAG AGGGTGTTATGCGCAGTAAGCGGCGCTGTGTTCTGGAGAAGAAACAGCCGTATAGTGGAGATGAATGGTGCTCTGGACCcgacacagaggaagatgaagacaaaCCACACACGGCAACCCACC GAGAGCGTGGGCTGGCAGGTCCTATCCAGGGGCTCTCTGATCGCCTGTCTGCAGGGCCCCTGTCTGAAACTGGGGGTCCTGTAATGGGATGTGGAGTGGGACCAGGGCTAAAGGCAGAGCCACCTCAGCCTTCACAGCAAGTGGTGTATGTTTTCACAACCAGCCTAGCCAACAG tgCTGCAGAGGCAGTGATGAAAGGACAGACAGATTCCATCCTTCTGTTTCACCAGCAAAATGTTCCACGCACCAAGTTGGAGCAG GGTCACCCATCAGGGAAGCTCCCTAACCTGTCTGAGAAGATCAACTCCAGCAGCTCTCCACCCACAGGCACCCCAAAATCTCAAAGTGGAACACCACGGCCAGCCTCTGCAGGAGTTGGAGGCCCATTGCATCCTATAGGGACACCGTCATCAGTAGGACACTCTGATAATGAATCCTCTCAGACCAGACCTGGCGGAGCCTCCAGCAATAACAGCATCATCACCCATCGGTCAGAGGGAGGGAGCGCTGCCACACCTGCGGGCCCAGTCCCTGGAACTGGAGATGGGGAGGTCGCAGGGGGTATGAGTCTTCCTGATGCTACTGTTTCTCCCTCGGAGAGTCCCTCCATCCTATCTGCACACCTACAGAGTGATTCAGGCCAGCGGAGTGGTCCAGGGAAGTCAGATGGTCTTTCCAAAGAGCAGCTGGAACACAGGGAACGCTCTTTGCAGACTCTGAGGGATATAGAGAGGCTGCTTCTGCGCAGCGGGACGAGTGGAGGCCCTGGAGACACAGGAGCCTCCAATAATAATGCTAGTAATAACTCCTCCAACCtgaataataacaacaatactGAAAGAGGTGCTATTCTTGAGGACAGTGACAATGGTACTAATAACTCTGGAAATTGCAGTAGTGGTACTATGCTATCATCAGCCTTGGCTCCGATTGGAGGCTTGAAGAGATATGAAGAACCCCTCCAGTCCATCATTTCTCAAACACAGTCCCTTGGTGGACCTGCCCTTGACAGTCCTCAAATGGACTCTCACCATAACCTACCACAGCACCCCCATCACCAGCTGTCTTCACCTGGGGTCGACATGGGTCCCTTACTTGGACCAGAAGGGCTGACACCAGAGCAAATGGCGTGGAGGAAACTGCAAGAAGAATACTACCTGGAGAAGAGACGGCAACAGGAAGTGCAACCCCCCACACATCCCCAGCACTTTAGAATGATGACCGAGATGGGCATGCATGGAGGTCCTATGATGATGAGAGGACCCCCTCCTCCCTACCACAGCAAGCCCGGGGACCAGCAGTGGGGTCCTGGCAATATGATGGGAGGAGGAATGGGTGGAAATGCACGAATGATAGACATGCATCAAGATGGACCCCGTGGCCCAAGGTTCCTGGGACAAATGCAAAGAGGTCCACCTGGGGGAGGTGGTTTTCCCGGTAGCACAGGGGGAGTTTTACCAGTAGAGGGCCTTGGACCCCAAAGGCCCACCAGGCCTGGGATGATTTGGCTGGATGATATGCCTAACAACATAGGTGGTGGAGGTCCCTTTCATGGCTGCTACCCAGGTGGACCTCCTCAGCACTTGCAGGGTGACCCAGAGCATTCATTAACGCACGAGGAAATGTTTCGCATCATGGAGAAACGGCAGATGCAGGGCATTCCCAGGTTTGAGCTTGACAGAATagctaaacagcagcagcagggcaacCTTGGCTCAAGAATTATGGACAATGCTGGGGGCCCAGACTTTCCCAATTTGGGAATGGGCCGGGGTCCGCTCCCCACTCGAGCTGACCCTATGGACTTTCCTGGCTCACGGGAGATTATAGGCTCTCCTGGAGGAGGTCCTCAGATGAGAGACTTGGTAGATTCTCCTCTGGGGAGCAACCTCACAATGAACATGAACCCACAGATGAATgttcagcaacaacagcagatgATGCTATCTCAGAAGCTCAGAGGAGGTCCTGCGGGAGGGGGGCTTTTAGGTGAAATGTTTAGCCCTGGAGAGATTTCCCGAATCAGAGCTTCACATAATGGAAGAGGGGGAAATAAGGGGATAATCCCAGGACCTGATGGCCCCTTCCAGTTTCCCAATCAAGGTCCCTTTTCTGGAGGACAGGTGGAAGGGCCATATCTTCAACAGTCTGGCCCTGACATGTTTGGGCCTGACCAGCAAGGCCCAAATCAAATGGGCAGTACATCGCGGCTTAGTCATATGCCAATGACTGGAGGCCTCCGGGGAGCAGACCTCAGTCCTAGGCACCCCTCTGACCTATCAATCAATGTTAACCCCATGATCTCTCCTTCAgtgcctcctcctcatcagctcAAGTCTCCATCCCTCAACCAAGAGGCATCTCCTCTCCTaccttctccctctgctccaggaCTGAAGTCGCCCTCACAGATCTCCTCTGCAGGACATCACCCCCCTCTTCCCCCTGCGTCTGGTGCTGGgactccttcctcttcttccatgAAGTCTCCCCAGGTCATGGGGTCTTCCAGCCTTGTGTTGCACTCCCCATCTGCGTCTCCTGGACGACTCAAGTCCCCAGCCATGGCTGTGGCTTCTCCAGGGTGGGCGTCCCCTAAAACAGCTCTTCCAAGTCCAGGTGGTCCAACCAGTGGTAAGATAGTGGGAAACGGAGGAAGTAGTTCCACTGAGACAG GCCAATCCCTTCCCCCCAGGAGTTCCAACTCTACCCCAATTAGCCAACCAGGATCTATGAATCCTAGTATGCCATTTACTTCCTCTCCCAATGCCCTTCCATCTCAGAATCCTTTAACTCTTATCATGTCTCAGATGTCCAAGTATGCCATGCCCAGTTCTACCCCTCTCTATCATGATGCAATCAAAACAATTGCCACTTCCGATGATGAGATTCTGCCAGATCGACCTCTTCTATCTGGTGTCAGCATTGGAG GAAACATGGGGAACCCCCAGGCATCTCAGATACTTGTCTCCCAGGGCTCCATTGGTCCTCACAGTGATCCACAAAGCCCCATGGGTATTGTAAGCCAAGGTCAGCAGCACCTGTCTCATGACGCCTCGGGGCCTGTGCTTTCTTCCCCGAACCACATGGGCATGCCTACCATGAATTCTGCCATGATGGGAGGGGGCCCGCCTGACGGAATGGGGCCCTGCAACGATTCACCGATATCTCAGAACCAGATGGCAGGTTTCCCTCGcatccagcagcctcctcatGGGCCCATGCACTCACCTATTGGAGGAATGTCTCAGAATTTCTCTCAGTCTAATGAGGATATTCTACCACCTCAGCAGTTACACCTGCTTAGCAAAGGTCATCCCCTCCAACGCCCCTCTCACCCCTCAGACTCATTCGCCTCTTTGCCCATGGGGGATGGCCCGGATCTAAGTGAGGTCATAAGACCCACTCATACAGGGATCCCTGAGTTTGATCTCTCCCGCATCATTCCTTCTGATAAGCCCAGTAGCACTCTTCAGTATTTCCCAAAGAGTGAGCCACATCAGAATCCACATCAGGGGCCACCATCCCATCAACCTAccccacagcagctcctcaaacAGCTGTCTTCTTCTGGCCCTCCACACAGCAGTGGCCCTTCATCCAACCCACACTTGGCCAACCTGCAGAATATGATGGCTGAACAGCAGCTGCCACCTCACCCCTCACACGGTGGAATACGCCAAAGCATGGGCATTCCTCAGGGGGGCTCAAGGGGTATGGTTTCTGGTGGGGGCATGGGCCCCATGTGCCCCCCTGGACATATGATGGGAAGGACTGGCATGGTGCCCCAGCAGCAACTCCAGCAACAGCAAGCCATGATGGCGAACAGCCTTCTCCACCATTCTTCCAATCCATACGCTGGCATGATGTCCTCTCAGCAGCACCCACACAATCTGATGGCAcagcagaacattatgatgatGCAGGCCAAACAGCGAAGCATGTCAATTCCAGGGGATCCTTTTGGCCCCCAGGGTCCTCTAATGTCACCTCAGGGTCCCATGATGGCTCCTTCCCATCCACATTCTGGTATGATGGGCCCCCAGTCTCTCAGACAGCGTGGAATGTCTCTGGACAGTCCCATTGGCTATGGCCCCGGAGGTATGGCCAATATGCCGTTCTGA